A genomic region of Alligator mississippiensis isolate rAllMis1 chromosome 4, rAllMis1, whole genome shotgun sequence contains the following coding sequences:
- the CHRM2 gene encoding muscarinic acetylcholine receptor M2, giving the protein MNNSTYINASTDNEMALGSPYKTVEVIFIVLVAGSLSLVTIIGNILVMVSIKVNRHLQTVNNYFLFSLACADLIIGVFSMNLYTLYTVIGYWPLGPVVCDLWLALDYVVSNASVMNLLIISFDRFFCVTKPLTYPVKRTTKMAGMMIAAAWVLSFILWAPAILFWQFIVGGRTVPDRDCYIQFFSNPAVTFGTAIAAFYLPVVIMTILYWQISRASKSRMKKGKKEPAQNQDPVCPSLVQGKIVKPNNNNIPVSDDGLDHSKIQNGKATGESVIENCIQGEEKESSNDSTSVSVIASNMKENEVAKEANRASISQAHSKAENSKLTCIRIVTKSQKGDCCVPTNTTVEIVGTTGQNGDEKQNSVARKIVKMTKQPAKKKPPPSREKKVTRTILAILLAFIVTWTPYNVMVLINSFCGPCIPGTVWTIGYWLCYINSTINPACYALCNATFKKTFKHLLMCHYKNIGATR; this is encoded by the coding sequence ATGAATAACTCAACGTACATAAATGCTTCTACGGACAATGAAATGGCACTGGGAAGCCCCTATAAAACAGTTGAGGTGATCTTCATAGTCCTGGTAGCCGGGTCTCTCAGTCTAGTGACTATCATTGGGAACATTTTGGTCATGGTGTCAATCAAAGTGAACAGGCACCTGCAGACTGTCAACAACTACTTCTTGTTCAGCTTGGCATGTGCTGACTTGATCATCGGTGTCTTTTCTATGAACCTATACACACTTTACACTGTGATTGGCTACTGGCCCTTAGGGCCTGTAGTATGTGACTTGTGGCTGGCTCTTGACTATGTGGTCAGCAATGCCTCTGTCATGAACCTTCTCATTATTAGCTTTGACAGATTCTTTTGTGTCACCAAGCCTCTGACATACCCTGTAAAGCGGACCACTAAGATGGCAGGCATGATGATTGCTGCTGCTTGGGTGCTGTCCTTCATCTTGTGGGCACCTGCAATTCTGTTCTGGCAGTTTATCGTTGGGGGAAGAACAGTTCCCGATAGGGATTGCTACATCCAGTTCTTTTCCAATCCAGCTGTCACTTTTGGCACTGCCATTGCAGCGTTCTACCTGCCCGTTGTCATTATGACCATTCTCTACTGGCAAATATCTCGTGCCAGCAAGAGCaggatgaaaaaaggaaaaaaggaaccaGCACAAAATCAAGATCCAGTTTGTCCCAGTCTAGTCCAAGGTAAAATAGTGAAACCAAACAATAACAACATCCCAGTCAGCGATGATGGGTTGGACCATAGCAAAATTCAGAATGGTAAAGCCACTGGAGAGAGTGTAATAGAGAACTGTATtcaaggggaggagaaggagagctCTAATGATTCCACCTCTGTCAGTGTCATTGCTTCCAACATGAAGGAGAATGAAGTTGCCAAAGAAGCCAACAGGGCTTCCATTTCTCAAGCCCACTCCAAAGCTGAGAACTCCAAGCTGACATGCATCAGGATAGTCACAAAATCCCAAAAGGGGGACTGTTGTGTCCCAACCAACACAACTGTGGAGATTGTAGGTACCACTGGCCAAAACGGGGATGAGAAGCAGAACAGCGTAGCCCGTAAAATTGTCAAGATGACCAAGCAGCCAGCCAAAAAGAAACCACCCCCatctagagaaaaaaaagtgaCCAGGACTATCTTAGCAATTCTCTTGGCCTTCATCGTTACCTGGACACCATACAATGTGATGGTGCTTATCAACAGCTTCTGTGGGCCCTGCATCCCCGGCACTGTTTGGACTATTGGTTACTGGCTCTGTTATATCAACAGCACCATCAATCCTGCCTGCTACGCCCTCTGCAATGCTACCTTCAAGAAAACCTTTAAGCACCTTCTTATGTGTCATTACAAGAACATAGGAGCCacaaggtaa